A genome region from Portunus trituberculatus isolate SZX2019 chromosome 40, ASM1759143v1, whole genome shotgun sequence includes the following:
- the LOC123515843 gene encoding uncharacterized protein LOC123515843, whose amino-acid sequence MCACRDLIGGLAEDFPVPPPPKFPGAAIARSKSLIQSGSRVSPSPRRCHLSSAVECGLRGPTVRVYSVLAALQDTPGSAMIKLLQAGAVPFGFTSDMSEGDSPYPCGECSYALRMNWRHDHRSQADGFRLLPDIITSNTPPPSPLPRSRSCLAFFHEKTHSQTSLAAPASSNTLNGSDVDGEARLSHVLEVRRHLHRDAPSTSTAHLPHLTWVLPHVPSFSRSLAKDGEEGRRRGRDEDGEQQRLWRQVGGDLRKMADQFEVSSKGSTEIVVPPISLPVVLSRCVAGTLLCLVWWRLYHGSR is encoded by the exons ATGTGTGCCTGCCGGGACCTGATTGGTGGGCTGGCAGAGGacttccctgtccctcccccgcCCAAGTTTCCAGGAGCCGCTATTGCCAGATCTAAGTCGCTGATCC AGTCTGGGAGCCGGGTATCCCCTTCTCCTCGACGTTGTCATCTCAGTAGCGCGGTGGAGTGTGGCTTGCGCGGACCTACTGTGCGTGTGTACTCAGTACTCGCAGCTCTTCAGGATACTCCTGGTTCCGCCATGATCAAGCTGCTGCAGGCGGGCGCCGTGCCTTTCGGCTTCACCTCCGACATGAGTGAGGGTGACTCTCCTTACCCCTGCGGCGAATGTTCTTATGCCCTTCGGATGAACTGGCGCCACGACCACAGATCACAAGCGGACG GGTTCAGGCTGCTGCCAGACATCATTACGAGCAACACGCCACCGCCGTCACCCCTGCCACGATCACGTTCCTGTCTCGCCTTTTTCCACGAGAAGACTCACAGTCAGACGTCCCTCGCCGCCCCAGCCTCATCCAACACCCTGAACGGGAGTGATGTGGACGGAGAGGCGAGGCTGAGTCACGTCCTTGAGGTACGACGCCACCTGCACAGGGacgccccctccacctccactgctCACTTGCCCCACCTGACATGGGTTCTCCCTCACGTCCCATCCTTCTCCCGCTCCCTAGcaaaagatggagaggagggacgccggagaggaagggatgaagatggCGAGCAACAGAGGCTGTGGCGGCAAGTTGGCGGAGACTTACGCAAGATGGCCGATCAATTTGAG GTGTCCTCCAAGGGCAGTACAGAGATCGTCGTGCCCCCGATCAGCCTACCAGTCGTGCTCAGCAGGTGTGTGGCTGGCACACTTCTCTGCCTTGTGTGGTGGAGACTGTACCACGGCTCTCGCTGA